In the Symmachiella macrocystis genome, CGGTCGTGCTGCGAGGGGGTGTTCATTGATTTTCGTTAAGCTGCTCAAACGCGTTTCAACCACAGGATCTGGTACGGTTCCAACTCGACGGGAGCGGAGGTCTCGAACGTCTTCTTTTCAATCACGTCTTCAAAGAACCGCCCGATCCCGGCTGTGCGGAGTTTGTTTCCTTGGACGCTCTGAACTTCTTCAGAAAAATTTGCCAGCACGATCAGACGATGCCCCTCGAAGATCCGCAAATAGCCCAAGACATGCGAATTGTACGTGTTGATCAACTCCATATTCTGGCCGGCCAAGGCTGGTAAGGCTTTGCGAAGGGCAATGAGCTGTTGTGTCGATTTGAAAATGCGGTTGCGGATCGATCCGTTGCCCGATTCGATATGGTCGTTCAATTCTTCCAGATAGTCCCATTGCATTTTCGGCCGATGAATCCAGCGAGAATCGCCCGCCTTGGCAGGATCGGTCACGAACTCGTAATCGTTGAGCATGCCCCATTCTTCGCCCAGATAGAGCAAAGGGATGCCGCCGATGCTGAGCGTGACGCCATGCAGCAGAATCATGCGACGAATCGCCAATTCCTTTTTCTCTTCATCATCCTCTTCGATCGCCTGTTCCAAACCAGCCAACGAAGCCATGGTCCCCGAAATCCGCATGTCGCCAGTTTTGATGTTCTCCTGGAACGGAATCCCGCGGGCAAACGAACCGGGGAATTGTCCCGTGTAAAACTGATTGAGAAATTGCCGATGATCGTATGCCGAGATCCCGATCATGGCCGCATCGTCGTCGTCGAATGTCCAGCCAATGTCGTCGTGGCAGCGCAAGTAATTGACCCAAGCGGTGTGTTCCGGCAGGCGATGCCGGTGCCGCAACGTTTGCATGATCAGACTCACCTGCCGGGTGGCCAACGACTCCCACAGCAACGCCATCAATGTGGGGTTGTAAGAGAGTTGGCATTCCTGCGGGCTGATGTATTTGACGACTTCATCCGGATGCACGATCGCTTCGGATTTGAACAACAAACTCGGCGTCGAAATGCGGGCCAAATGATTGAAGGCTTGGATCAACAGATGCGCTTCCGGCAGATTTTCACAGCCGGTCCCCATCTGTTTCCAGATAAAGGCCACCGCATCCAGTCTGAGTACGTCGACGCCGACATTGGCCAGGAAAAACATTTCTTCCAACATTGCCCGGAACACGGCGGGGTTGCCGTAATTCAAGTCCCATTGAAAGCTGTTGAAGGTGGTCCAGACCCATTGCTGCATACCGTCGTGCCAGGTGAAGTTTCCCCGCCGTACGGTCGGAAAAATCTCACGGAGCGTCGCTTCGTACTGCTCAGGCACGGTCCGGTCGGGGAATAAGTAATAAAACTCCTGGTATTCTCGATCGCCCGCTTGGGCTTTTTGCGCCCAACCATGATCGTCGGCGGTATGGTTGAAAACGAAGTCCAGGACTAGGCAAATCCCCGCGCGTCTGAGTTCGGCGGCCAACATTCGCAGGTCGTCAATCGTTCCGAGTCGGGGATCGACGGAGCGATAATTGCTGATGGCATAACCGCCATCATTGTTGCCCGGTCGCACGGCAAACAGCGGCATCAAGTGCAGATACGAGAGTCCCAACTGCTGAAAATAGTCGACATGCTCACGGGCCTTGACGAGATTGTCACTGAACAGATCGACATACAGCGCGCCGCCGACAATCTTCTCGGATTGAAACCAATCCGGTTCATTGATGCGATGGCGGTCCAAGTCGCGTAGTT is a window encoding:
- a CDS encoding alpha-amylase family glycosyl hydrolase, with translation MIGLNDNGAPEGIEFKADLTLERLKPRLEDVWRNNEIDEAQRSEFERRLNAHWRPLFEILFRLYGSRYDFFFHIERILQTAAEAWSDRPAELRDLDRHRINEPDWFQSEKIVGGALYVDLFSDNLVKAREHVDYFQQLGLSYLHLMPLFAVRPGNNDGGYAISNYRSVDPRLGTIDDLRMLAAELRRAGICLVLDFVFNHTADDHGWAQKAQAGDREYQEFYYLFPDRTVPEQYEATLREIFPTVRRGNFTWHDGMQQWVWTTFNSFQWDLNYGNPAVFRAMLEEMFFLANVGVDVLRLDAVAFIWKQMGTGCENLPEAHLLIQAFNHLARISTPSLLFKSEAIVHPDEVVKYISPQECQLSYNPTLMALLWESLATRQVSLIMQTLRHRHRLPEHTAWVNYLRCHDDIGWTFDDDDAAMIGISAYDHRQFLNQFYTGQFPGSFARGIPFQENIKTGDMRISGTMASLAGLEQAIEEDDEEKKELAIRRMILLHGVTLSIGGIPLLYLGEEWGMLNDYEFVTDPAKAGDSRWIHRPKMQWDYLEELNDHIESGNGSIRNRIFKSTQQLIALRKALPALAGQNMELINTYNSHVLGYLRIFEGHRLIVLANFSEEVQSVQGNKLRTAGIGRFFEDVIEKKTFETSAPVELEPYQILWLKRV